From the genome of Caloranaerobacter sp. TR13:
CAATCTCTTGGGAATTTATTTTTTCTACATTATCAAAATACTTTGTAAAATCGTCTATGCTTCCTAATTCAAATTTTAAATCGTCTGTTTTATAATGCATAGGAATAATTATTTTAGGATTTATAAGATCTACAACTTCCTTTGCTTCTTTAGCATCTATTGTATATACTCCTCCAACTGGAATCATCAATACGTCTATTTCACCAATAGCTTCTATCTGCTTACTATCTGGTATATGCCCTAAATCACCTAAATGACAAACTCTTAAATCTCCAATTGTAAATATGTATACAACATTACTTCCTCTTTTGCTTCCCTGCTGCGTATCATGATAAGTAGCAATCCCTGTAATTGGTATATCTTTTACATAAAAATTTCCTACCTTATTTACTACCTCAAAATCTCCAGTAGGACCCTCTATATAATTGTGGTCAAAATGTGTATGACTTGTAGTAACTATATCAACTTCATCTCTTGGTACTTCATAGCCTACGGTTTCATCAAATGGGTCTGTCATTATTCTAATACCTTTATTTGTAGTAATTTTAAAACAAGCATGACCTAAATATTTAATTTTCATTTTAAAACCTCCTCATTTTATTCTTAAATTATTTATCCTTTTTTGTCGAATGCATTTCGCTTGCTTATAGTATATAGTATAATATTTTTATTGAATATTGGAAGGTGGTGTAGTTATAGGTAAATATTTCACAAATTTTATTAAATTTATAGTTTTTATCCTTTTACTTCTATTACTAATATTATTTATATTTTATCCAAGTATCGTACATTCTTTACCAAACACCGTAACTGTAGGTCCTTATATCAATAACTACAAAACTTTAAATGATGCATTAAATGCCGTAGCAGATGGCGGTACAATATATATTCTTTATAAATCTACCCCATATTTATTTGAAAATATAGAAATAGATAAAAACGTAACTATAATAGGTACAGAAGGTTGGAACGGTAACCTACCAATTATTTCATGCAGTGAAACATCTCTACCATTTATTATAGTTGATTCCCCTTATACTCTCCAATTAAAAAACTTAAAATTCCAATCTTCATATGACAAAACCATTATTGAAAGTAAAACTTCCTCTTTATTAATAGACAACGTATCATTTAAATATTCCTATCCTATAATAATAAAATCTCCAACAATAGATTCTCCATTAAACATAACTATAAAAAATTCGCACTTTGAAATTAATATGCCACAGATAGATTTAAGTACCCAAGTAAATGGAACTATAACTTTTGAAAACAACTCGTTTTCTGGAGATTCATTGAAAATTAAAAACTACGAATGCGATATTAATATAACCAATAATACTTTTTCAAACAGTGGAATAATTGTAAACCCAGACAGCAATGGATTGGTTGAAGTTAATGGTAATACTTTAGGAGGAAGTCGCTTAACTATTAAAAGTTTTTCATCAAAAGATATTGAGTTTAAGCTAAACAAGATGTTATCAAGCAATATTTACATCTACAACTACGACTTGAATAATACACTCTATATTAATCAAAACTGGTGGGGAAGTTCAAATGGTCCTTCAGATTGTACAAGCTTAGTTGTTGAAGGTAATGTAGACTATAGTAATTGGGCTTTGGATGAAAATTTTATCAGCTTTTCAGATGAAGTTCCAAAAATATATTATAAAATATCAGGAAAAAGCACTCTAAAAAACTCATTTTCTCATAATAATATAAAGGTTGATTTGCTTTATGATAACAACATATATAAAACTACTTACACTGATAGTCAAGGTTATTTTACTATTACAGATGTAGAGCCTAACCTATACAACTTAAGGTTTGAATATCAAAACTATCAAACAGTAACACAACAAGTTTATGTAAACAATAAGGATTTGATTGTTGATATCGAACTGCCTTATATAACTTCCTTATTTGATTTAAATAATGATAGTCAGGTTACAACTGAAGACTTAAACTTTTTATGCAATTCATTTGGACTAACTAGTAGCGATGCAAATTTTAATCCGAGATATGACTTAAATAGAAATGATAAAATAGATATTTTAGATTTATTAATGATATTAAGGTACAAGGGGGATATATAATGAAAAAATATTTTATTATAATGCTTACTTTAGTATTAATAATATCATCAAATACTTCTTTTGCACAGCAGCAGCCTTATATAGAGTTAAGCTCTCAAGACTTGGCTAACTTAAAAGTTGGAGATACTTTTACTGTAAATATAGATATAAAAAATGTTTCAGACTTTATAGGTGCAAAAATTATTGTTAAATACAATCCTAATTTAATTTCCATAAAGAATAAGTCTCTAACATTAACTAATATAACCGATTTTTCAAATATTGAAGGTGTAAGCAATAATAGCTTAATAGATGGGAACGACACAGTCATCTTTATATTTGGTTTAAACAGTAATGCTACTCCTATATCTGGAGATATATCAATTGGTAGCATAACTTTCGATGTAATTAGTAAGGGTCAAGGTACAATATCAATTGAAAGTGAAAGCAAACTAATATCAGAAGATATAAACGGAAATCTTCAAGAATTAACATTTAACCTTAATACTTTAAACTATACTGTTTCAGGTGTAGGCAATCTTTCAGGCACTATCAAAACTTTATCATCTAATCCAATAAATGGTGCTTATATAGAATTAGTCCAAAATGATATAACTTACTACTCAGCTTCTACTTCTACTGACGGAGCCTTTAATATTGAAAATATAATCGAAGGCACTTACACACTTAAAGTAAACTATGAAGGCTACAAAGAATTTTCTCAAGTTATTAATATAACTGATGGAAGTAATATTAATTTAGATATTTCTTTAACTAAAATAGTAGATGGAGATATAACTGGAGATGAATTAGTCACTCTTGAAGATTTAGTTTTTGCAGCTAATTACTATGGTTTGTCTTCTTATGATTTAAATTGGGATGAAAATTGCATTAAGGCAGATATTAATAAGGATAATAAAATTGATGTATTAGACTTAATATATATAAACCGAAGAATAAAATAAAATTGAGGAATTAAGATGAAAAAACTAATGATATTGCTACTAATCATTTTCATCCCTAGCTTTGCATACAGCAGTATAAATGAAGGATTATTGCTTGAAACAAGTAGTACGAACTTAAGCGTTAATAACACATTTAAAGTAAATGTTAAATTATCTGATATATCTAATGTATATGCTTTACATATTAAGATTAACTTTAATCCCACTTATATAAGCTCCAATAATACTGAAATAATACTGCCTAAAGAACTTAAAAATAGACAATATTTTGCAGCTAGAAATTATGTTGACAACAATAATGGAGTAGCTGAATTAATGTTTACACTACTTGGCAACGAAAAAAGTTTAAGTAGTGATTTAACTATTGGAAGCTTGAATTTTAAATGTATTAAAAAAGGTAATACAGATATTTCAATTGAATATAGCTATTTACTTGATAAAAATGGACTATCTATAAAACATGATACTAATAATATCACAATGAAAATAAATGAAAAAACAAAATATAATTTACAAAAAAATAATTATCAAGAAGTACACATTATTGGAAAAACCGAAAAAACTATTAATATAGGAAATAACCTTATATTATTTGTACCTTCTAAAGCATTTCCTGATAACACTAAATTATCTATTAAAGTAATTACATCAAATAGTAAAAATAATTATAACATTTATGATATAACCAGCGATAAAAAAATAAATGGAAATGTAAAGTTATCCTTTGATATTACCAATTTTAATCAACAGCCAATAGGCATCTATTATTATAACGAAGATAGAGAAAAATGGATTTATTTAGGTGATAAAATTGAAAATAATTTTATAACTACATGGGTTAACCATTTCACAAAATTCACTGTTTTAAAGAACAATAATTACAAAGAATACAAAGATATAAATGACAATTGGGCTAAGGATTATGTAAAATATTTAACTTCAATGGGAATTGTAAACGGGATAGAGGATGCTTATTTTCAACCTAATAGATACATTACTAGAAGCGAAATATCTAAACTATTGAATCTAGCATTAGGTTTAAAAAATTATAAGCAAACTGCTAATTTCAAAGATTTAGATTCTATTCCAAATTGGGCCTATACTCACGTTATGAGCTTAACTGAGAAAGGAATAATCAAAGGATATGATGACAATACATTCAGACCAAATATAAATTTAACAAGAACTGAATTAGCAGTTATGCTTGATAGAATATTAGCAGAATACACTTCTAACAAGGATTATGAAATATTTGCAGATGACATTGATATACCAGATTGGGGTAGAGATAGTATCTACAAAATGAAAGCATTAGGAATATTGGAAGGTTATGAGGATAACACTTTCAAACCAAATAATTATGTTACTAGAGCTGAAGTATGTAAGGTAATATATCAGATGTTAAAGGTTCTAAAAATAATTTAACTGGTAGAAATAAGGTGAGAAAATGAAGAACAGGATTTTTGTAGTTTTACTAATATGCTTTTCTATTTTAATCTTAACAAGTTGTGAGATGGATAAGATTAATAATACGATTGAAGATAAAACAAAAGATATAACTCAAAATCAAAATAAACAAGAACATATAAAAAACAATACCCCTAAACAAAAACAAGAAAATATGCATAAAGTAGCTAAAGTAAATCTCATAAATCTATTTTCTGATGATAAAGAATATGATGGTAATAAGCAAAAAAATATTGTTATTCATGGTGAAGAAAAAACAGTGAAGTTTGTAAAGATTAGATTTACTAACTTTGGAATGTATATATCAGATTTAATTAAAGTAGTTGAATTTGAAGATGGTACTGAATTTCAATTAAATGATAATACAGAAACTATTAATGTATTACCATTTGAAATAGAAACAGGTAATAGTTTTAAGGAAGTTAAGTTATTAGCTGAAAAATTTGTTAAAGACCACGGCCCACCTTTGCAAGTAAAAAAAGAAGAAGAGTTACAACACTATAATGAATATTTAGGAAGTAAAACTAATAAATATGGTAAAAGAGAAGATTATTTCTTATTTTACGTTGATAACAAAAACAGCGCTATTGTAGAGTTATCTTATTTTTTGAAAAATAAAGAAAGAGTATTACCTATTTTCTTAGAAGAAATAAAAAATATTAAATACATAGGTGAAAATATCGATAATTAAAAATAATGAGTCTATAAATAACATGCAATAATTTTAAAAATGAGAGTAAGCTTTTCTAAGCCTACTCTCATTCTATTTCTATTAAACCAAGCCTCTTCTTACCATTTCAGTCACGATAAATGAAGCTACATGATAAGCATATGTACCTGAACCAAATCCTGCATCATATCCAAGCTCTTTTGCCAACTCATGAGAAATTCTTGGTCCACCGCAAACTAATACAACTTTATCTCTTATCCCTTCAGCTTCTAATAACTCAACTAATTGCGTAAGGTTAGGAATGTGAACATCCTTTTGAGTTACTACTTGAGATACTAATATTGCATCTGCATTTAATTCTATAGCTTTAGCAACTAATTCTTCATTAGGAACTTGACTTCCTAGGTTATGAGCTTCTATTCCCTTATATCTTTCGAGACCATAATTGCCGTTATACCCCTTCATATTCATTATTGCATCAATTCCTACAGTATGAGCATCTGTTCCAGTACAAGCTCCTACAATTACTACATTCCTTTTAATATTTTCTTTTATATAGGATTCTACTTCATATTTATCCATTACATCTACATCAACTTTAGGTACTTCTATTTTTGTGTAATCTACAGTATGCTGACACTTACCATAAACAACAAAGTAAGTGTATCCTACACCTAAATCACAAGAATAAACTACACTTGGATCCTCTAACCCCATTTTCTTTACTAGTCTTCTTGCAGCTTCGTCTGCTTCATCACCATAAGGTACAGGTAAAGTGAAACTTAGTTGCATCATTCCGTCATTTAGAGTATCTCCATACGGTTTTACTCTTGTCAAATCTACTTTCTCAATAGCCATTATCTGTCACCTCCAAGCATCAACTGGATGAACGGATTATAATAATTTTCTGCTTTAGCAGCAACTCCTTCTAATCCTTTTCCGCCTGTTCTTGACCTTTTTACTCCTCCAAACTTACCCTTTTCTATAGTTGAAAATAACCCTTCTCTTCTAATTTCTTTAAGTAGTTCTTCGGCCTTTTTCAATACTTCCTGTGCTCTAGTCTGGATTATTCCGCCTTCTTTAAATTCTATTTCATCACCTAAGTTTCTAGCATTGTTGAAAATATATCTAGCATTCTCAATAGAAAGCATTCTATCATGTAAATGTGGTGTATGAATCGCCTCAGTTAACATCCCAAGTAATTGTATACCCTGATGAGTCATTATTGATACTAAGTTAAACATTGCATCTTGTATATGACCTTTGAAAATATTACCTGTCATGAATTTTGTAGGCGGCATATATTTAAGTGGTGCCTTAGGGAATATTTCTCTAGCCATTTGAGCTTGCGCTAATTCCCATAAAAATCCGTTTTCTAAACTTGGATTCATTTCAAATGCGTGTCCAAGTCCCATCTGCTCTTCTGGTATACCAGCTTTTAGTGCAAACTGTTCATTTATAAACTGAGATGCTAAAACAGTATGGGCTTCTTCTACAGCATCAGCTGTAGTTAAGTAGTTATCTTCTCCTGTATTTATGATAATACCAGCGTATCCATTGATAATTCTTGAGAAATACTGGTCAACTAAAGTTCTCTGCATATTAATATCTCTAAAAAGAATACCATACAATGCATCATTTAGCATAACATCTAGTCTTTCAAGTGCTCCCATCGCTGCAATTTCTGGCATACAAAGACCTGAACAATAGTTACATAGTCTGATGTATCTTCCTACTTCTTCTCCTACTTCATCAAGAGCTTTTCTCATAATTCTAAAGTTTTCTTGAGTAGCATAAGTTCCACCAAAACCTTCAGTTGTTGGTCCATATGGCACATAATCAAGTAAACTCTGAGCTGTTGAACGAATTACAGCTATTATGTCTGCTCCTTGTCTAGCAGCTGCCTGTGCTTGAATAACATCTTCATATATGTTTCCTGTAGCAACTATTACATAAAGATATGGTTTTCTACCTTCTCCCAGTCTTTTTATATATTCTTCTCTCTTTTCTCTATTTTTCTTTATTCTCTCTACTGTTTTAACCGCTATTGGATATATAGCTTCTTTAACCTTATCTATACTTGCAATAGGAAGTCTAGTTAAGTCTAATTCTCCCCTACTTACCTTTTCAGCTATAGTTTGAGGGTCATCTCCAGTTTGAACCATAGCATTCCCTATCCAATAAGCAGCTCCTAAAGGAAGCCCTCCTCCTTCAACAATGTTATCTACCACAACATTTGGAAGTGGTTTGTCTATTTCATCAACTCCATCTATGCCCAATAATCTGACAACAGTTCTTTCAATTGAAACTGTAGTATGCCTATCAATAAATTCCTGAACATCTTCAGCTATACCTCTTGCAGCCTCTCTTGCACTATTTATTACATTCGGATCAAGATTTAATTTACTCTTCATACAACAATACCTCCTTTGCATTTGTCAGGGGACAGTTTCCAGTTACCAGGGGACAGCATCCCTGTCCACTGTCCTCTGTTCTCTGTTCTCTGTTATCTTTCAGCTATCAAATGTCGACTATTGTGCAATTTTACATTTTTAATTTTAAATTTTTATATAGTACCTAGTAGTGCAGAATTAATTCTGCACTACTCAATTAATTTTACATTTTCCGTTTTCAATTTTTAATTTTTTATCCCTGTTCCCTGTTCTCTGTCATCTGTCCCCTAATCTCCATTCTCTATTTCCAGCACCAAGTACCCAGTATCTAGTACCTAGTACCCAGTATCTCCTCGGCTTTTTTCAGTATCTCTTCGTCAAGTCCCATTAATCTTGCTATATTTATTGCATCTCTAGGAACTTGGCTTTTATCAGTTACTCTTTTTAATCTGTAATCCATATACTGACTTATAACTTCAATGCCATCTATTTTATCTTTTAAAAGCTTCTCTTTTAATTCATCATAATTAACATTAGCAAGACCTATTACTTGAAGATGAACTACATCATCTGAATTCGCTATATTATCATAATGTGTTGTTATTACTGCTATACTTTTACTATCTTTTAAAAAATCAACTATAGCTTTAGATATTGCATAACCTTCTTCTGGATTTGTCCCTCTCGCAAGTTCATCTAATAAAATAAGTCCTCTATTATTTTTTTTATTTAATGCAACTTTAAGCTTACTTATCTCTCCACCAAATGTACTTAGCCCCTTACTGGCAGACTGTAAATCACCTATAGATACATGTATAAATCCGTTAAGTCCTATCTGCATTTCTTTACAAGGAACAAACAAGCCATACTGTGCCATTGTAGACAATAATGCAATAAGTTTTAGAGTAACAGTCTTACCACCCATATTGGCTCCAGTAATACATGTAACACCTTCTGACAAATTAATGCTTATTGGAGTAAATGATTTTCCGTTTTCTTTAAGAAAATCCTCGACTTCAATATGCCTTCCATCTTTTATATTTATTGAATGTTCATTTTTAATTTTAGGTTTAACTCCACCAATATCAATTGCCATACATGCTTTTGCAATTGTTAAATCTAATTTCCCAATAGCATTCATATTACTTAATAAAGCATCACTAAATCCACCAATTTCTTTTGATAACTTATTTCTAACCTTATATTCTTCATCTTCTTCCATACGTTTAACTTTATCTAATTCCTTTTCTAAAGTATCAATTACTGGAGTCGATTTTATTACATATTTAATATTCATATAAGTCTCAGAAGAATAAGCTAGAAAAGGATATCTTTCTATTTTTGCTATTAATTCAGCATCATCTTTTTTTGCAGTAACTTCCCCTTTTAAGTTCACATTAAGCTTTAAGTCTTTTTTTATTTTTTCTCTTATTTTTCTCTTTTCACTCTTTATACTTTCTTTAAGCTTCTTCTTATTCTCTCTTATCTCTTTAAGTCTGTCTGAATATTCCTCATATATATAAAATGTCATTACCCCTTCATTTCGCGGGTCTAATAAACGTTCTAGCTTTTCAATTCTTCTAATCGCCATATCTGAAGGTAAACAGAAATTCAGCTTTAAAACTTCTTCATTAAGCTTTTTTAAAAGAAAAACAAAATTTTTTATCTCAAACAATTCTACTAATGTTAAAGTATTTCCTTTAACTGTATTTTTAACCGAATTACTCAAATCTTTAAAATGCTGAAGAAGTCCTTTAATACGAATAAACTCTTTGTTATTATTTCTAATTAAATTTATTAAAGTTTCTACTTTATCTAACTCATCCCTTAATATATCCTCTTCTCCGGGCATATAGGGTTTTAATTTTTCTTTTAATTGATAACCAAATGGAGTTATTACTTTTATTTGGTTTATCATATAATTAAAACCTATTATCTTTTTCGTTTCATCATCCAGTAAAAAACTCATTTTATTCATCCCCCAACATTACATCAAAAACAGGTATATCTTTAATGAACATACGCATTTTTTTTAGAAATTCACTACTGTCAAAATAATAACCCTGTGGAGAATATGGATTTATCGTTACAGCTAATGTATTAATAGATTCTAAAACTCTAACCTTAACCCCCATTTTCATAAGCTTTAACCATTCTTTTGGTGAAGTAAATATCTTAGTCCCATCTCTAACAACAAACTCAACCTGCTTAAACAATCTTGTAGTACTTATAATATCAATTAAAGTTTTTCCGACCAAAGCCCCTGTAAATACTACATATTTTGTATCTTCTTTAATTTCCGAACCGATTACTTTCCCACTATTTATAGCAGTCTTTAAATCAAGATACTGTATGTTTAAGTGTTCATCTACAATACCTATCCTTTCATTTTTCATTATTTCTTCAATAACAGCTTTCTCATTAATATCAGTAATGCTTTCAAGATTAAAAAGCCTCACTGTATGAACCGTATCTTCAATTACTCTGTTTATATCTCTGCTTATAACCGCTCCTGTAGCTAATATAGTACCCTCTGAGACAGATGGTGATGCTGAAGAAATTCTATCTATAGCCCCATCTATTAAAACAATTTCTGCTCCTAAAGATAACATAAAGTCACTTATTTCTTTAATACCTTTATTAGTTTGAGGCCCTGCTATCTGCAAATAGCCACCGTCTCTTACTCTACTTACAACCA
Proteins encoded in this window:
- a CDS encoding lysine 5,6-aminomutase subunit alpha — encoded protein: MKSKLNLDPNVINSAREAARGIAEDVQEFIDRHTTVSIERTVVRLLGIDGVDEIDKPLPNVVVDNIVEGGGLPLGAAYWIGNAMVQTGDDPQTIAEKVSRGELDLTRLPIASIDKVKEAIYPIAVKTVERIKKNREKREEYIKRLGEGRKPYLYVIVATGNIYEDVIQAQAAARQGADIIAVIRSTAQSLLDYVPYGPTTEGFGGTYATQENFRIMRKALDEVGEEVGRYIRLCNYCSGLCMPEIAAMGALERLDVMLNDALYGILFRDINMQRTLVDQYFSRIINGYAGIIINTGEDNYLTTADAVEEAHTVLASQFINEQFALKAGIPEEQMGLGHAFEMNPSLENGFLWELAQAQMAREIFPKAPLKYMPPTKFMTGNIFKGHIQDAMFNLVSIMTHQGIQLLGMLTEAIHTPHLHDRMLSIENARYIFNNARNLGDEIEFKEGGIIQTRAQEVLKKAEELLKEIRREGLFSTIEKGKFGGVKRSRTGGKGLEGVAAKAENYYNPFIQLMLGGDR
- a CDS encoding OAM dimerization domain-containing protein, coding for MAIEKVDLTRVKPYGDTLNDGMMQLSFTLPVPYGDEADEAARRLVKKMGLEDPSVVYSCDLGVGYTYFVVYGKCQHTVDYTKIEVPKVDVDVMDKYEVESYIKENIKRNVVIVGACTGTDAHTVGIDAIMNMKGYNGNYGLERYKGIEAHNLGSQVPNEELVAKAIELNADAILVSQVVTQKDVHIPNLTQLVELLEAEGIRDKVVLVCGGPRISHELAKELGYDAGFGSGTYAYHVASFIVTEMVRRGLV
- a CDS encoding carboxypeptidase regulatory-like domain-containing protein: MKKYFIIMLTLVLIISSNTSFAQQQPYIELSSQDLANLKVGDTFTVNIDIKNVSDFIGAKIIVKYNPNLISIKNKSLTLTNITDFSNIEGVSNNSLIDGNDTVIFIFGLNSNATPISGDISIGSITFDVISKGQGTISIESESKLISEDINGNLQELTFNLNTLNYTVSGVGNLSGTIKTLSSNPINGAYIELVQNDITYYSASTSTDGAFNIENIIEGTYTLKVNYEGYKEFSQVINITDGSNINLDISLTKIVDGDITGDELVTLEDLVFAANYYGLSSYDLNWDENCIKADINKDNKIDVLDLIYINRRIK
- a CDS encoding MutS-related protein, which codes for MSFLLDDETKKIIGFNYMINQIKVITPFGYQLKEKLKPYMPGEEDILRDELDKVETLINLIRNNNKEFIRIKGLLQHFKDLSNSVKNTVKGNTLTLVELFEIKNFVFLLKKLNEEVLKLNFCLPSDMAIRRIEKLERLLDPRNEGVMTFYIYEEYSDRLKEIRENKKKLKESIKSEKRKIREKIKKDLKLNVNLKGEVTAKKDDAELIAKIERYPFLAYSSETYMNIKYVIKSTPVIDTLEKELDKVKRMEEDEEYKVRNKLSKEIGGFSDALLSNMNAIGKLDLTIAKACMAIDIGGVKPKIKNEHSINIKDGRHIEVEDFLKENGKSFTPISINLSEGVTCITGANMGGKTVTLKLIALLSTMAQYGLFVPCKEMQIGLNGFIHVSIGDLQSASKGLSTFGGEISKLKVALNKKNNRGLILLDELARGTNPEEGYAISKAIVDFLKDSKSIAVITTHYDNIANSDDVVHLQVIGLANVNYDELKEKLLKDKIDGIEVISQYMDYRLKRVTDKSQVPRDAINIARLMGLDEEILKKAEEILGTRY
- a CDS encoding carboxypeptidase regulatory-like domain-containing protein, which gives rise to MEGGVVIGKYFTNFIKFIVFILLLLLLILFIFYPSIVHSLPNTVTVGPYINNYKTLNDALNAVADGGTIYILYKSTPYLFENIEIDKNVTIIGTEGWNGNLPIISCSETSLPFIIVDSPYTLQLKNLKFQSSYDKTIIESKTSSLLIDNVSFKYSYPIIIKSPTIDSPLNITIKNSHFEINMPQIDLSTQVNGTITFENNSFSGDSLKIKNYECDINITNNTFSNSGIIVNPDSNGLVEVNGNTLGGSRLTIKSFSSKDIEFKLNKMLSSNIYIYNYDLNNTLYINQNWWGSSNGPSDCTSLVVEGNVDYSNWALDENFISFSDEVPKIYYKISGKSTLKNSFSHNNIKVDLLYDNNIYKTTYTDSQGYFTITDVEPNLYNLRFEYQNYQTVTQQVYVNNKDLIVDIELPYITSLFDLNNDSQVTTEDLNFLCNSFGLTSSDANFNPRYDLNRNDKIDILDLLMILRYKGDI
- a CDS encoding S-layer homology domain-containing protein, which encodes MKKLMILLLIIFIPSFAYSSINEGLLLETSSTNLSVNNTFKVNVKLSDISNVYALHIKINFNPTYISSNNTEIILPKELKNRQYFAARNYVDNNNGVAELMFTLLGNEKSLSSDLTIGSLNFKCIKKGNTDISIEYSYLLDKNGLSIKHDTNNITMKINEKTKYNLQKNNYQEVHIIGKTEKTINIGNNLILFVPSKAFPDNTKLSIKVITSNSKNNYNIYDITSDKKINGNVKLSFDITNFNQQPIGIYYYNEDREKWIYLGDKIENNFITTWVNHFTKFTVLKNNNYKEYKDINDNWAKDYVKYLTSMGIVNGIEDAYFQPNRYITRSEISKLLNLALGLKNYKQTANFKDLDSIPNWAYTHVMSLTEKGIIKGYDDNTFRPNINLTRTELAVMLDRILAEYTSNKDYEIFADDIDIPDWGRDSIYKMKALGILEGYEDNTFKPNNYVTRAEVCKVIYQMLKVLKII
- a CDS encoding MBL fold metallo-hydrolase, with product MKIKYLGHACFKITTNKGIRIMTDPFDETVGYEVPRDEVDIVTTSHTHFDHNYIEGPTGDFEVVNKVGNFYVKDIPITGIATYHDTQQGSKRGSNVVYIFTIGDLRVCHLGDLGHIPDSKQIEAIGEIDVLMIPVGGVYTIDAKEAKEVVDLINPKIIIPMHYKTDDLKFELGSIDDFTKYFDNVEKINSQEIEINKDTILGAGKKVIVLNYK